From Acidovorax sp. 1608163:
TTGCCCCTAACGACATTCGAGAGCCTGCAACAGCTTGGGTGCTCATTGCCCTGGCATCAATGGCGATGGCAATGAATCTTCACCTTTCGTTTTTACGTTCTGCGCTGTACGCCATGCGCCATGGCAAATCAATGAACGGCTACAAGCATGTTTCTGGGATTCCCGTGGTTGGGTCAATCCTTGTCGCGATTGCGGTTTTAGTCGCCTGGGGAAATCTGTCAGTAGCTGCCACCAGTCTGCTGATACTTGTCGCCGATACCGGGGGCGTTGTTTGGTTGTTTGCAGTCCTTGTTCGTGACAGGTCATTTTGGCGCGAACCGTAAGGTGCTTGACTCTTTACGCGAACCCCTGGTTTTTTGTCGCGGTGAAAAAATCATTCAGAGAGAGGCGGCACTTGCGTGCCGACAGGGCCAACCCATTCAAGCCGCAGTCCCAGCTCGTGCTCCTTGCGTACCTGTTCAAGGGACGAGACCCAGCCGCCGTCGGCTTCAATCTCGTCGATGCAACCCCAGCAGTCACCGCCGCAATCTTGAGACAGCAGGTCTTCGCGCCTGTCTAGCTCGCGCCCACAAATTTGACACCTTGCCATTGGTCTTGAGTATTCAGTGTGAACTGCCGGTTGTAGCCGATAGCCACCGACCCTGCGCATCAACCCTCTGCCGCATCACGCAACCCCCATCACCCCTGCGCCAAAAACTTCTTCAAGTTCCCCGCCGCCGTACTCCGCACCTTGCGCTTGAGCGAAGGCGACCAGCCCAGCAGCACGCCCGGCAGGCCCAGGGCTTGGCGTGACCAGCGCCAGAAGCTGAAGCGGTCGCGGTGCGTGGCGATGAGCCCGTCGGGCGTGAAGGTGAAGGTGCCGTCGATGATGTTGTGCACCTTGCGCCCGGTGGCGCTGAAGAGGTAGTGCGCCTCCCAGTGCGCGCGGCCGCCGTTGGCGTCGGCTTCGATGCCGTTGAACTCCAGCTTCCAGTGCTCGGCCGCGCCGGGCTTTTGGGTGGCGCTGCACAGCATGCGCCACATGCCGCCCACCTGCTCGCGGCCCTTGAGCGAGAAGGCCTCGTCGTCAAACGTGGCGTTGGGCGCGTAGCAGGCGGCCATGGTGGCGTGGTCGAGCTGGCTGAAGGCGGTGTAAAAGCGCTGCAGGGTCTGGGCGTTGGGGTGCATGGGTCTCCTCCTGAATGTGGGCGCCCATGCTACCCGCTGGGCGGTGGCCGCACTGCCGCCTGGGTGACGCTGGCCGCAGTTCAGCATGCCGCCCGGCCGCCGTATCAGCTCTGCGCGACCTTGAGCCGGGGCACGGCGCCATCGGCAATGGCTTCGCCAAACGGGCTCAGCAGCGTGGCGCCCACCTTCTCTTGCACCGCCACGGGCAGCAGGGGGAACACCAGCTCGGCAAAGCGGTAGGCCTCTTCCAGGTGCGGATAGCCCGAGAGCACAAACGTGTCAGCCCCCAGTGCCGCGTATTCCTTCAGGCGGTCTGCCACCTGCTGCGGGTTGCCCACCAGGGCCGTGCCCGCGCCGCCGCGCACCAGGCCCACGCCGGCCCACAGGTTGGGGCTGATCTCCAGCTTGTCGCGCTGGCCGCCGTGCAGTGCGCTCATGCGCTGCTGGCCTTCCGAGTCCAGGCGCGCCAGTGCCGCCTGTGCGCGGGCCACCGTTTCGTCGTCCAGCTCGCTGATCAGTCGGTCGGCGGCGGCCCAGGCTTCTGGCTCGGTCTCGCGCACGATCACGTGCAGGCGCACGCCAAAGCGCACGGTGCGGCCCTTGGCGGCGGCGCGGGCGCGGAGGTCGGCAAACTTGGCCGCCACATCTTCGGGGCGCTCGCCCCACGAGATGTACAGCTCCACCTGCTCGGCCGCTAGGTCGTGCGCAGCGGGGGACGAGCCGCCAAAGTACAGCGGCGGGTGCGGCTGCTGCAGCGGTGGAAAGAGCTGGCGCGCGCCTTTGACTTTGATGTGCTCGCCATCAAAGTCCACCGTCTCGCCCGCCAGCAGGCCCTTCCACACGGTGAGGAATTCGCGCGCATGTTCGTAGCGCGCATCGTGCGAGAGAAAGGTGCCATCGGCCTCCAGGTCGCCCGCATCGCCCCCGGCCACCACGTTGATGAGCAGGCGCCCAGCCGAGAGGCGGTCCAGCGTGGCGGCCATGCGCGCATTGGCCGTGACGGAGAACGTGGTGGGCCGCAGCGCCACCAAAAACTTGAGCGTGCGCGTGACGGCCGCCAGGTTGGAGGCGATGACCCACGAGTCCTCGCACGAGCGCCCTGTGGGCACCAGCACGCCGCCGTAGCCCAGGCGCTCAGCCGCCTGTGCAATCTGCTGCAAATAGGTTTGGTCTACCGCCCGCGCTTGCTGCGTGCTGCCAAGGTAACGGCCATCGCCGTGGGTGGGAAGGAACCAGAAAACGTGGAGGCTCATGAGGGACTTTCAGCATCAGGAATGAAGGAAAGCCCCATTGTTCGAATGCGCCTGCACCAGCGTTTGATCTGCCGCAAACCCGCATGGGCACTGGGTTTTCTTGCATTGGTGGGCGCATATGTATGCTCGGTTTTGGCATAAGCGAGGTGTGCGCCGCCCCCCTGAAAAACGCAGCGCCTGGAGCGAATCAGCTGCTTGCTTGCAGCAGCGCGTTCAACCGCTCGCAGGCCCAGTGCAGTGTTTGCTGGCGCACGGCGGCGCGGTCGCCGTCGAAGCGGCGGGTGGCGGTGGTCACGGTGCCGTTCACGTTCCAGCCAAACCAGACGGTGCCCACGGGTTTGTCGGCGCTGCCGCCGGTGGGGCCGGCAATGCCGGTGACGGCCACGGCCACCTGGGCGCGGGAGTGGGCTACGGCGCCCTGGGCCATGGCGCGGGCCACGGGCTCGCTCACGGCGCCGTGCTCGGCGATCAGCGTGGCGGGCACGCCCAGCAGCTCGGTCTTGGCTTCGTTGGAATAGGTGACGAAGCCGCGCTCAAACCACTGGCTCGAACCTGCCAGGTCGGTGCAGGCGGCGGCGATCATGCCGCCGGTGCAGCTCTCGGCGGTGGCCAGAATCCAGCCGCGTGTAAGCAGGGTGGCAGATATTTGAATCAAATGGGCCTCTAGCGCTTGATTGGTAAGCGCTGGCGGCTCACTTTTTGATAGTAATTGGGGTGTCGGTGCGGACAGGTCGGTGGGGTCTGCGGGGCTCATGCCAAGAACCTCCACAGCGCAATCACCAGCAGCGTGCAGAAGGCGGCCACAAAGTCGTCAAACAAAATGCCCCAGCCACCGCGCCAGCCAAAGCCTTTGAACAGGCTGTCGGCCCAGCCCACGGGGCCGGGCTTGGCGGCGTCAAAAAAGCGGAACAGGGCGAAGGCCAAGATTTGGCCCGTGAGGCCCATGGGCATGGCCAGCCACAGCACGAGCCAGAAGGCCACGATTTCGTCCCACACGATGGCGCCAGGGTCGGCCACGCGCAGGTGGCGGGCGGCGGTGGTGCAGGCCCACCAGCCCACCAGGGCGCCACCCAGGATCAGCGCGCCCATTTGCCAGGCATTGAGCCAAGGCTTGAGCACCGAAAACGACATCCAGCCCCACAGCGTGCCCACAGTGCCGGGCGCGATGGGCGAGAGGCCCGAGCCAAAGCCCAGCGCAATGGCGTGGGCCGGGTGCGCCAGCATGAAGGCGGCGCTGGCGCGGCGCGGTGCGCCCATGCCGGGGGCTGCGGGCGTTGGCGTGGCAGGCGTTTGGGCGTCAAAGGTCATTGGCGTTCCTGCACGTCCAGGTCTTTGGCGTAGCGGATGGTGTGCTCGGCGCTGAACTGCGCGGTGGCGCCTGCGGCCAGGGGCTGCTGCCAGGCCACGGTGCCGGGGTTGCGGTTCCAGGCCAGGTCGGTGGGCTGGGGCTGGTAGCGCGATTCGATCTCGATCTTCTCGTTGCGCGACTGGGGTGCGGCGTGCAGCACCTGCAGCGTCACGGGGGTCTTGTGGCGGTTCTCTACCGTGTAGGCGCGGCGGGTGCGGCGCTCGATGCGCGAGCCGGTGAAGCCGGTGCTGCCCGTCAGGTCTTGCACGGGCTCGGCGCGCACGGTGACCAGCTCGTCGCGCCCAAAGGCCAGGCTGCTGGTGCCGTTGGTGCTGGTCGCGGTGGCAAAGTCGATGCGGCCTGTGCCCACAAAGGCGCCATCGCGGTACAGGTTGGCTGTGCCCACGGGCCACACGCCGGGGGGCGGTGCCAGCTCGGCCACGAGGTAGGCGGCTTCTTCCACCGCTGGGGCCGCGCGGGTCAGAAGCGTGGCGGGTGCGGTGTAGTTGCCCAGGGCCAGCGTCACACGCTGGCCGTTGGAGGGCACGGTGATGCGCTGCGGCACTGCAAATTCGGTGGCAAAGGCCTTGTCGGTGCTGCTCACTTCAAAGCTGGGCAGGGCGTCTTCGGCACTGGCGCGGCGTGCCACGGGCATGGCGGCTGGGGCAGGGGCCGACAGTGCCATTGCCGCCATCGGCGGGCCCTTGGGCATGGGCGGTGCAATGTCCAGCGTCCAGGGCCGGGGCAGGCGGCCCTGGGTGGCGCGCCCGGGCTGGCCGGTGGAGAGGGTGAGCTGCACATTGCTCCAGTCCTCGCCACTGTTTTGCGCCACCAGGGCCTGGCGCTCCAGCAGCACGCTGGGTTTGGCGGCGTCCAGCGTGGCGCGGTAGGTGGGCTGCCAGCCGGTGCCGCGCACCTGGTAGGACAGGCGCAGCTCGGCCTCGCGGTCGGTGGCCAGCGTGACGGTGACGGAGACCACCTGCGCACGCTGGCTGGCGGTGCGCTCGCGCTCGGCGGCCAGGGGTTTGAGGGCCAGCTCCAGCGCCTCTTGCTTGCGCTGCAGTTGGTGGGCGCGGGTTTGCGACTCTTGCGCCGATTTGCGCAGTGCGTCGGCGGTGGCTGCGATCTGTGCGGGTGTGGTGGCTTGCAGGCGGCCTGCGGGTGTTTCGGTGCCGGCTCCCCCGGTCGCTACGTTCTTCAGGTAGCCATCGACCAGTTGCAGCGAGGCGGCTTCGGCCTTGATGGCGGCAATCTGGTCTTCCAGCTCGCGGATGCGGCCATCGAGCGGGCTGGCGCAGGCGGCCACCACGTCGCGGTCTTCGGTGCGCACATTGAATTCGCCCACGCGCACGGCGGGGTCGGCGTTGATCTGCAGGCTTTGCGCATCGAGCGACGCGGGCAGGCAGCCCAGCGTGATGCTGCGCGCGCCTGCGGGCACCTTGGCCACGCGCTCGACCGTGGCGCTGCCGGGGTACACGGTGACGCGGGCAATCCGCGAGGCGGTGTCTTGTGCCAGCGCCGGGCTGGCGGCGGCCCACAGGGCGGCCAGTGTGGCCAGGGTGGTCATGGCGGCAGGGGGCAAGGGGCGGGCAGGGGTGGTGTGCTTCACGGCGGGGCTCCTGGGGGCAGAGGGGCAAAACGGCGCAGGCGCTGCGGTGCGCGCTTTGCGGTGGGTGGAATGCTAGCAGCGTGGGGCCGCTTGCCAACGCGGAGGGCGCAACGCTTTACGGCTTGTTTATGTTGGGTTAAGGCGCCCTTCATCCCCTGGGACTATGGTGGCAAGACCGACAAAACAAGGACAGGGTCGATGATGAAAAAGGTTTTGGGAAGCACGCTGGCATTGGCGGTGCTGTTGTGGGCGATGGCCGTGCCGTGGCAAAACCCGGTGACGCCGGTGATGAACGTCTGGTGGTGGCGCAACCAAGTGCTGTTGCTGACCGGGCTGGGCGCCTGGGCGCTGATGTCGCTGATCATGGTGCTGTCGCTGCGGCCCACGTGGCTGGAGCGGCCGCTGGGCGGCATGGACAAGGTCTACCGCCTGCACAAGTGGGCGGGCATTGGGGCCATCGTGCTGTCGCTTTTGCACTATGGAACGCAGCTGTCCAAGAGCCTGCTGGTGGCCTGGGTGGGGCGCCCTGTGAAGGCCCCGCGTGCTGACTGGTGGCTCAACACCTTCCGCCACCTGGCGGAAGACATGGGCGAGTGGGCGGTGTGGTTCCTGGCGGCCATGCTGGTCATCACGCTGTGGCAGCGGTTTCCGTACCACGTGTGGCGCTACCTGCACAAACTGCTGGCGGTGGTGTACCTGGTGCTGGCCTTCCATGCCGTGGTGCTGGTGCCGCCCGAATGGTGGGTGCAGCCTGCGGGCGCGTTCGTGGCCGTGGCCACGCTGGCGGGCGTGTTGTGCGCCGTGCGTTCGCTGGCCGGGCGCATTGGCGGCAGCCGCCGCCATGCGGCGCAGGTGGTAGCGGTGCAGGCCCACCCCGGCGGCGTGGTGGAGCTGGAGTGCCAGGTGCAGGGCGCCTGGAAGCACCAGGCCGGGCAGTTTGCCTTCTTGACCCTGCAGGCGGGCGAGGGGCACCACCCCTTCACGCTGGTCAACGCCGATGCAGGCGATGGCCGAGTGCGCTTTGCCATCAAGGCGCTGGGCGACTACACCGCGCAGCTTGCCCAGCGCGTGGCCGTGGGCCAGTCGGTGTGGGTGGAGGGGCCTTACGGCCGGTTTGACTTTCGCCAAGACCGCACACCCGAGCAGGTGTGGGTGGCGGCAGGCATTGGCGCCACGCCGTTTGTGGCATGGCTGGAATCGCTGGTGGCTGACCCGGCCCAGGCCCCCGTGGTGCAACTGCACTACTGCGTGCGCCATGCGGGCGAGGCCGTGTTTGCCCAGCGCATGCAGCAGCTGTGTGCGCAGTTGCCCAGCGTGACGCTGCACGTGCACCACAGCGACGCTGCGGGCCCGGTGGCCGCCGAGGCGCTGCTGGCCAGCGCCGGGCCGCAGGCCAGCGTGTGGTTTTGCGGGCCACAGGGCTTTGGGCAAGCGCTGCGCGGCGCCATGCAGCGCCTGGGGCGCAGGCCGCGCAGCTTTCACCAAGAGCTGTTCCAGATGCGCTGAGCGCGAGCCGGGCCGCACGGCCCGGTACGGATCAGGCCGCTGGTGTCAGGCCACGGGCGTCAGGTAGGCGATCAGGCGGCCCATGCGGCGGATCCACTCTGAGGTGACGATGAACTGCGGCTTCTCACGCTTCACGTAGGGCTCGATCTCGGGTGGGTTGTCGGCCGGGTAGGGCGAGGTGTCGTACACATCGCCCACATGCTTGCTGCGGTAGGCCGTGCCCGTGTAGGCGGTGCTGGGGCCGTCTGCCTTGTAGGGGTTGACGATCTCGGGCACGGGCGAGGTCCAGTAGTTCTTGGTGCCCAGCTCGGTGAGCAGCGTCTGCACCTCGGTGTCTGGCACTGTGGGCGTGGTCATCACGGCGCCAGCGAACAGATCGGGGAAGTCCACCTCGCGGATCGAGAAGTACTT
This genomic window contains:
- a CDS encoding nuclear transport factor 2 family protein encodes the protein MHPNAQTLQRFYTAFSQLDHATMAACYAPNATFDDEAFSLKGREQVGGMWRMLCSATQKPGAAEHWKLEFNGIEADANGGRAHWEAHYLFSATGRKVHNIIDGTFTFTPDGLIATHRDRFSFWRWSRQALGLPGVLLGWSPSLKRKVRSTAAGNLKKFLAQG
- a CDS encoding phosphatidylglycerophosphatase A, whose amino-acid sequence is MTFDAQTPATPTPAAPGMGAPRRASAAFMLAHPAHAIALGFGSGLSPIAPGTVGTLWGWMSFSVLKPWLNAWQMGALILGGALVGWWACTTAARHLRVADPGAIVWDEIVAFWLVLWLAMPMGLTGQILAFALFRFFDAAKPGPVGWADSLFKGFGWRGGWGILFDDFVAAFCTLLVIALWRFLA
- a CDS encoding CinA family protein, whose translation is MSPADPTDLSAPTPQLLSKSEPPALTNQALEAHLIQISATLLTRGWILATAESCTGGMIAAACTDLAGSSQWFERGFVTYSNEAKTELLGVPATLIAEHGAVSEPVARAMAQGAVAHSRAQVAVAVTGIAGPTGGSADKPVGTVWFGWNVNGTVTTATRRFDGDRAAVRQQTLHWACERLNALLQASS
- the ssuD gene encoding FMNH2-dependent alkanesulfonate monooxygenase yields the protein MSLHVFWFLPTHGDGRYLGSTQQARAVDQTYLQQIAQAAERLGYGGVLVPTGRSCEDSWVIASNLAAVTRTLKFLVALRPTTFSVTANARMAATLDRLSAGRLLINVVAGGDAGDLEADGTFLSHDARYEHAREFLTVWKGLLAGETVDFDGEHIKVKGARQLFPPLQQPHPPLYFGGSSPAAHDLAAEQVELYISWGERPEDVAAKFADLRARAAAKGRTVRFGVRLHVIVRETEPEAWAAADRLISELDDETVARAQAALARLDSEGQQRMSALHGGQRDKLEISPNLWAGVGLVRGGAGTALVGNPQQVADRLKEYAALGADTFVLSGYPHLEEAYRFAELVFPLLPVAVQEKVGATLLSPFGEAIADGAVPRLKVAQS
- a CDS encoding ferric reductase-like transmembrane domain-containing protein, which translates into the protein MKKVLGSTLALAVLLWAMAVPWQNPVTPVMNVWWWRNQVLLLTGLGAWALMSLIMVLSLRPTWLERPLGGMDKVYRLHKWAGIGAIVLSLLHYGTQLSKSLLVAWVGRPVKAPRADWWLNTFRHLAEDMGEWAVWFLAAMLVITLWQRFPYHVWRYLHKLLAVVYLVLAFHAVVLVPPEWWVQPAGAFVAVATLAGVLCAVRSLAGRIGGSRRHAAQVVAVQAHPGGVVELECQVQGAWKHQAGQFAFLTLQAGEGHHPFTLVNADAGDGRVRFAIKALGDYTAQLAQRVAVGQSVWVEGPYGRFDFRQDRTPEQVWVAAGIGATPFVAWLESLVADPAQAPVVQLHYCVRHAGEAVFAQRMQQLCAQLPSVTLHVHHSDAAGPVAAEALLASAGPQASVWFCGPQGFGQALRGAMQRLGRRPRSFHQELFQMR
- a CDS encoding DUF4139 domain-containing protein → MTTLATLAALWAAASPALAQDTASRIARVTVYPGSATVERVAKVPAGARSITLGCLPASLDAQSLQINADPAVRVGEFNVRTEDRDVVAACASPLDGRIRELEDQIAAIKAEAASLQLVDGYLKNVATGGAGTETPAGRLQATTPAQIAATADALRKSAQESQTRAHQLQRKQEALELALKPLAAERERTASQRAQVVSVTVTLATDREAELRLSYQVRGTGWQPTYRATLDAAKPSVLLERQALVAQNSGEDWSNVQLTLSTGQPGRATQGRLPRPWTLDIAPPMPKGPPMAAMALSAPAPAAMPVARRASAEDALPSFEVSSTDKAFATEFAVPQRITVPSNGQRVTLALGNYTAPATLLTRAAPAVEEAAYLVAELAPPPGVWPVGTANLYRDGAFVGTGRIDFATATSTNGTSSLAFGRDELVTVRAEPVQDLTGSTGFTGSRIERRTRRAYTVENRHKTPVTLQVLHAAPQSRNEKIEIESRYQPQPTDLAWNRNPGTVAWQQPLAAGATAQFSAEHTIRYAKDLDVQERQ